DNA from Streptosporangiales bacterium:
CCATCGACGGCGGCATCAACATCAGCTGCTCACGATCACACACCACGAAGTTGTAAGCCACGCACCGATTCTTCCGACCGCCACGGACCACGGGCGCCCACGAAACGCGGATCCAGAGCCTGATTCGTGCGACAGCCTCCCCACTGCAGGTATCCGGCGAACAGCAGTGCTACCACCGCCACCGCGATCGCCAGCTCTGCCGTCCAGCGCAGTGGCAGTGGCAGCCGTGTCACGCATTGTGTGCCGGCCGTTGGACGGTGCCGCTGGCCACGACCTGGTTCGCAGGTCGTCCGTCGCCGTGGCCAGCGGCGGGTTGTCTACTGCCGGTTGCGGGCGCTCGGCTTGGGGACGATGCGCAGCAACGCTGCCCCGCAGGCGACCAGTGCGAACGCCGCGAGGGCGAGAAACACGGCGTTGCTGCCGGTGAACGGGAGCAGACCCGCCCCCGCCGTACCGGCACCGGCGATTGCCTTGTCGTACATGTGGTTCCTTTCCTGAGTCGGTTTACCATCTCCGCTCCCGGCGGGTGACCGCACAGGCATACGCCCATGCGTGACATGCCTGGAGGAAGTAATCGAAGACGAGCTCGTACATGGTCGCGGCGGCGAGCATCCGCCTCCAGCCGCGGTACCTGACGGTGACGACGCGCTCGGCGACGAAGATGCCGGTGAGACCGAGCCACACGGGGTGCGCTCCGAGCCTTCCAGTGGTCAGCGCATAGCCGACGGTGACCAGGTAGAGGGTGGACACGACGACGCCGAGCGCGGTGAACGCCTGCCTCCCTCAGTACCGCCAGGTCACGCGAGTCAGCCCGTACTGCGCACAGTTCTCGACCGCACCGCGTTTCCAGCGCAGCCGCTGCTTCCACAGCGCCCGCCAGCTCGGCATCACCTCGGTGCTCAGGGTGCACTCGGGCGGCGCGATCACCTTGTGTCCCAGGTGCAGCAGCGCGAACGTGAGCTCGTTGTCCTCGGTGAGCACCGTCGTGTCGTAGACGCCGCCGCTGCCGTTGCCCGCCGGCAGCCGGCCGTCCAGGCGGGCCTGCGACACCTCGCGCAGGGTGGCGACGGAGAACACCGCCGCGGTGCCGGTGAGCACCAGGCAGCGTCCCCTCCTGCGGTCCACGTTACGTTGGTACCTGGCGTACTCGTTGCGCTGCAGGTGACCGACGAATCCGCCACCGGACCCGCCGCGGAACGTGCCGCCGACACCGCCGTAGCCGCGGTTCAGGTACGTCGCAGCGGCCGCGAGGAACGGCTCGTCGAGAACGCTGTCGGCGTCCATCACCAACAACCGGTCGGTAGGCGACAGCATCGGCAACAACGACTCCAACGCCCAGTTGAGCGCTCCCGCCTTCTTGTCCGGGTTCACCG
Protein-coding regions in this window:
- a CDS encoding glycosyltransferase yields the protein MPACLLPVTVAVIPACNEGAGIAAAVRGLHAQTAPPAEVVVVANNCSDDTAVQARAAGAVVLEMPVNPDKKAGALNWALESLLPMLSPTDRLLVMDADSVLDEPFLAAAATYLNRGYGGVGGTFRGGSGGGFVGHLQRNEYARYQRNVDRRRGRCLVLTGTAAVFSVATLREVSQARLDGRLPAGNGSGGVYDTTVLTEDNELTFALLHLGHKVIAPPECTLSTEVMPSWRALWKQRLRWKRGAVENCAQYGLTRVTWRY